In Vibrio kanaloae, the genomic stretch CGGTACAAGCCTCCCTAGTCAAAAAGCTTGTTTAGATCTATTAGGGTTACATGGCAACGGAAAGTCACAAGCGTTAGCAGAAGTTTGCGCGGTGCTGTGTTTAGCAGGAGAACTTTCTATTGTCGGTGCTTTCTGTGCGGGTCATTTCTCGCGAGCTCATCACAAGTTAGCACGCTAATTTCGGTTACAAACCTTAAAACCTAAACTGTCCAAGTATTGAGTGAGTTGTAAATGGATTACTTACATTTATCGAGAGTGAACCTTAAGCACCTCACTGCACTTCATATTATGCTGGACACTCATAGTGTTACTCAAACTTCTGAGCAGCTTTGTGTGAGCCCTTCAAGTGTGAGTAAAAACCTTTCTCAACTGCGTGACATCTTAGATGATGAGCTATTCTATAGAGATGGCACCAAGTTGATTCCGACACCATTTGCACTGAAAATCGCTCCTACTGTACATGCAATTCTAGCCAGTATGAACGGCTTACTTCATCAAAAAAGCTTTGCCCCGCAAGATTACCAAGGCAACTTTTCACTTTCGATGCGTGAAAGTACCTTTGAGGTGTTCGCCTCGAAGATAAGCAGAATAACGACGGAACTCGCCCCCAAAGCCAAGCTAACTATCTATTCAAAACAACAACTCGGCTTCGATGCATTATTAAGTGGCAAGATCAATTTGGTTCTACTGCCTCATGACATTTCTCAACCCCCGACAAACAACAAAGAATTAGTCTGGAAAACCATACTTCAAGATGAAATGGTTTGCTTCATGGGCGCACACCACCCACTTGCCCGACAGGAACTGACTGTTGAAGGTTACTTAAACCATAAACATATTGGGATCCTAGACAACGAACTGTCTCAGCCTTACTTTGAACAAAATCTAGTTCAATGCCACCAGCCAAGAAAGGTGGCAATATCGGTAGCAGATTTCGGTGCTGCGGCGGTGTTATGTCACCACACACCGTTCTTGTTCACTTGCTCTAAACAGTGGGCTGAAAATGCAAAACAAGCACAAGGCTTAGTGAGTAAGCCACTTCCTTTTGATTACGGTAAGGTGGCGTACAGCCTAGTATGGAACAAACCAAACATGAATGACCAAGCGATCAAATGGCTGTGTGACTTGTTCTTAGAAGCCTAGGATTGTGCTAGAAGCCGATCTAACTAACGAGACTAGTGTTTATAAAAGACTCGATTTTAATAAAAGATTAGGTATAAACCTCAGGTGTTTGCATCTGCCTTTGAACGATAGCGTAGAGCTTGTCGTGAAAGCTCTGCATTTGTTGCTCTGTACATTTAGACCACTCTAATGCTTCACCAATTACGCCATGATGTTGAAAGGCATTCAATCGAATACGAACATCACTTGGCAAGCCTTTTAAGTAATAACCGACCTGCTCTACCTCAATATCGAGGTCACTTTTATTGGGGATATGCAGCAACCTAACTTCGTGTAGTTTTCCTTTATCTGCAAGGTAGTTAATGGTTTCAAACACCCTATGATTCCCTCTGCCAACTAACCATAGATGGGTTTCCGATTGCCATGACTTTAAGTCAATCATCGCGCCATCAAGGAAAGGCAACACTTTTTCCCACCCTTGTTGTGGCAGCGAACCATTACTGTCAATAAAACACGTTAAGTGTGCTAACTGCGAATCGCTTTTGATTGCTTGAAACAATTCGATAATAAACGGCAGTTGCATGGTCGCTTCACCGCCCGAAACGGTAATACCACTCAAGAAAAATTGATTGTGCCTAACGAGTTCAAGTACCTCCGAGACCGTCATCGATGTAATTCTCGGACTCGATTTATGATTACAGATATCAATGCACTGATCGCAATTGGTACAGGCAGACGGAGCCCACTTCACTTTGCCATCAACAACGCTTAGTGCACCGCTTGGACACCCGCTGACGCAGTCCCCACAATGATTACAGTGATTAATGGTGTGTGGGTTATGACAAGTAATACAATCAAAATTACAGCCTTGTAGAAACAGTACTAGACGATTTCCCGGCCCATCAACACAAGAAAAGGTCAGCACACGGCTGACCTTCGCTTGTTTTTCTGTCTTATTGTTATTAACCCTAGCCATTTGAGTTGTTAGATCAGAAATTTTCATTATTGATATTGTTTGGTTATGGATATAGTTAGATTAAGGTTTTATTCGTACATTGGCGACATCTCTAAGCTCGCCACACGAGGTTTACGCTCTAAGATACCCGTGTTCTTCGCAGCTTCGGCTCCTAAGAAAGTCGTGTTAGTGCGAGAGCCTCGCTCGTCATATTTAGCAATGTCTGAAAGCTTAATCATGTAACCCGTCACACGAACCAAGTCGTTTGATGCCACGTTAGCGGTAAATTCACGGTAGCCCGCTTGAATCGCGCCTTTACACAGGTTGAACATCGCTTCAGGGTTAGATTTCACTGTTTCCTCGATGGTCAGAATGTCACTGATACCCGAGGTGTAAAACTTGTGGTGATCTGCTGTAGCACGAACATAAGCGACAGGATCTGGCTCCGAACCATAAGGAATACGCACACCTGGTGTTACATCTTCATCTAAGCTGATACCGCCTTGAGCGTGCAACAGAGCCCGGCCTTCCAGCCCATACTTCACTTCAGAGCTATCAACGATCTCAGCCAGTTTTTCAGAGATACGGTAACCGAGTTTATTAGCCTGTTCATCGTGGCCATAGCGCCCTGCTTTGCCTTCTTTTTCCATCAAGATGTTAACGGCTTCCGCCATGCCATAAATACCAAACATTGGCGCAAAGCGGTCTTCTTCGATCAAACCTTCTTTGGTCAAGAAACCTTCGAAGAAGTTAGACTCTTCATGTAAGAAACGGCTACGCGCGTTCATCAGTTCGACCATGATGTCACTGTAGTTAGGCAATACGTGCTGTAAGAAATCATCACTATCCTGACACTTCAACGCCACTTGCTTAAGGTTCATACGCACTAAGGTGTTTGAACCACCCGCTAAAGGCAGAGAGTTATAGCAGCTTACAATGCCAAAACGCTTGTCGCCGTAAGCTTCGGCATGCGCTGGATAGTTGGCAATGTGCGGTTTACTGCATTCACAGATATTGCTCGCCGCGTGACGAAGCAGATCATCAGGAGTGACAGTTGGGTCATACATAAAGGTCAGGTTTGGCGCGATCTGCTTCAGTTCAGCATCTACGCGCAAAATCGTACGGCAAATAATATTATCTGTCGGGCCGATATTGACGTGCATGAAGGCATCTGGCAGTGTGCGATCCAGCATGATCCAGAACAGCTTAAGCTTTTGATAAATCTGCTCTTCCGTTAAGTCGCCAACGAAAGGCATCAATACATCGTCCAGTTGACCTAAGTAAACCGGAATGGAAGTCACTGATGGAACGTGATGATAAAGGATGGTCAGCATGTTCAATGCTTCGTCGAAATTAGTTGCCGCGCTAAGCTCTAAATACTTTGAGCCTTGATGTAAGTATTTAGAATAGTCTGGAAGTACATAGCGCGGCTTAAATGGGGCGTGACCTTCAAACATGTCACATAGCACACCTTCTTGTAAGGCTTGCTCTACTTCATTGCTTACCGACATATACGGCAGGCTCGCTTCAGCTTCTAAGGCAAGATAGTGCGATTTCTGTTTTGGAGACAGATTGGCATCTGAAATGATAGTGCTAAAGCGTTGTTGTTGATCTGAAAGTGGTGAAGAAGTAGATGGCGCAGGCTGGTGGCTCATGATTAAACCCTCTATTTTATTATGGGTTTATTCTACACCTATATTTTAAGTTTCCACTAATGAAAGGTATGAAAGACTATATTTCCAAAATGGAAATTCGGTATTATTGAATAGAAAAATAATGAAAGCTAAACGAATAAACAACAGAGCTCTGTAAGTACAAATCTAGTCATTTATCTTGAAACACAAACGGGTCAAAACAAAAAACCCACATAACTGGTCATGAGACCGTTAATGTGAGCTTTGTTATTTATAGTTCACGCTATAGAGAAAGAGACGAGAGACAGTATCTGTTAAAGGTGAGGGAGCACTTGTTTACGACCAACCCCCA encodes the following:
- a CDS encoding LysR family transcriptional regulator yields the protein MDYLHLSRVNLKHLTALHIMLDTHSVTQTSEQLCVSPSSVSKNLSQLRDILDDELFYRDGTKLIPTPFALKIAPTVHAILASMNGLLHQKSFAPQDYQGNFSLSMRESTFEVFASKISRITTELAPKAKLTIYSKQQLGFDALLSGKINLVLLPHDISQPPTNNKELVWKTILQDEMVCFMGAHHPLARQELTVEGYLNHKHIGILDNELSQPYFEQNLVQCHQPRKVAISVADFGAAAVLCHHTPFLFTCSKQWAENAKQAQGLVSKPLPFDYGKVAYSLVWNKPNMNDQAIKWLCDLFLEA
- a CDS encoding YjjW family glycine radical enzyme activase is translated as MKISDLTTQMARVNNNKTEKQAKVSRVLTFSCVDGPGNRLVLFLQGCNFDCITCHNPHTINHCNHCGDCVSGCPSGALSVVDGKVKWAPSACTNCDQCIDICNHKSSPRITSMTVSEVLELVRHNQFFLSGITVSGGEATMQLPFIIELFQAIKSDSQLAHLTCFIDSNGSLPQQGWEKVLPFLDGAMIDLKSWQSETHLWLVGRGNHRVFETINYLADKGKLHEVRLLHIPNKSDLDIEVEQVGYYLKGLPSDVRIRLNAFQHHGVIGEALEWSKCTEQQMQSFHDKLYAIVQRQMQTPEVYT
- a CDS encoding YjjI family glycine radical enzyme, which gives rise to MSHQPAPSTSSPLSDQQQRFSTIISDANLSPKQKSHYLALEAEASLPYMSVSNEVEQALQEGVLCDMFEGHAPFKPRYVLPDYSKYLHQGSKYLELSAATNFDEALNMLTILYHHVPSVTSIPVYLGQLDDVLMPFVGDLTEEQIYQKLKLFWIMLDRTLPDAFMHVNIGPTDNIICRTILRVDAELKQIAPNLTFMYDPTVTPDDLLRHAASNICECSKPHIANYPAHAEAYGDKRFGIVSCYNSLPLAGGSNTLVRMNLKQVALKCQDSDDFLQHVLPNYSDIMVELMNARSRFLHEESNFFEGFLTKEGLIEEDRFAPMFGIYGMAEAVNILMEKEGKAGRYGHDEQANKLGYRISEKLAEIVDSSEVKYGLEGRALLHAQGGISLDEDVTPGVRIPYGSEPDPVAYVRATADHHKFYTSGISDILTIEETVKSNPEAMFNLCKGAIQAGYREFTANVASNDLVRVTGYMIKLSDIAKYDERGSRTNTTFLGAEAAKNTGILERKPRVASLEMSPMYE